A genomic segment from Spongiibacter sp. IMCC21906 encodes:
- a CDS encoding methyltransferase, with product MADVAQQELYARLAELETPAWWFAGEQDDLPPTVSGEWQVFSNRSDTAKLFEQQGYAVELGDFSLFGCPPKSICYRVSKEKALVHYLINQAATHLKEGGVLLLVGYKNDGLKTYADKAARLLAGDSRVEKRAGGVYVAHIYKGAVLGEFLPDQDYEVLRPIAEAPRFYSKPGIFGWQKLDQGSALLIQNLDRFLEHFASPPQSCVDLGCGYGYLAVMAHQRLPDANWLLTDNNATALVAAEGNCRYHGIEAQFLLADCAEGETGQYDALFCNPPFHQGFAVEGELTDRFIKAAYSLLRPGGQALFVVNQFIPLQRKAQGVFADTELLLRRDGFCVIRLSKA from the coding sequence ATGGCTGATGTAGCACAACAAGAGCTGTATGCCCGGCTTGCCGAACTGGAAACCCCGGCTTGGTGGTTTGCCGGGGAGCAAGATGATCTCCCCCCAACGGTGAGTGGGGAGTGGCAGGTATTTAGCAATCGCAGTGATACCGCCAAGTTATTTGAACAGCAAGGCTATGCGGTTGAGCTCGGTGATTTTTCGCTGTTTGGCTGCCCTCCCAAATCTATTTGCTACCGGGTTTCTAAAGAAAAAGCCTTGGTCCATTACTTGATCAATCAAGCGGCTACACACCTTAAAGAGGGCGGCGTATTGCTGCTGGTGGGCTATAAAAACGATGGCTTGAAAACCTATGCCGACAAAGCTGCCCGCTTATTGGCTGGTGACAGCCGAGTTGAAAAACGGGCGGGCGGGGTTTATGTGGCTCATATTTATAAGGGCGCTGTGCTGGGTGAGTTTTTGCCAGATCAAGATTATGAAGTGCTGCGACCTATAGCCGAGGCGCCGCGCTTTTATAGCAAGCCGGGTATATTTGGTTGGCAGAAGCTGGATCAGGGGAGTGCGCTATTAATCCAGAATTTGGACAGGTTTTTAGAGCATTTCGCGTCACCGCCACAAAGCTGCGTCGATTTGGGTTGTGGCTATGGTTATTTGGCGGTGATGGCACATCAACGCTTGCCTGACGCCAACTGGCTCTTGACCGATAATAATGCCACGGCACTTGTGGCGGCAGAGGGTAATTGTCGTTACCACGGCATTGAGGCGCAATTTTTGTTGGCGGATTGTGCAGAAGGCGAGACCGGTCAGTATGATGCCTTGTTTTGCAATCCTCCTTTCCATCAAGGTTTTGCGGTGGAGGGTGAGCTGACAGATCGCTTTATTAAGGCTGCTTATTCGTTACTGCGCCCCGGTGGCCAGGCGCTGTTTGTGGTTAATCAGTTTATTCCCCTGCAGCGCAAAGCTCAGGGGGTTTTTGCCGACACTGAATTATTATTGCGGCGTGACGGCTTCTGCGTTATTCGGCTGAGTAAGGCCTGA
- the rsuA gene encoding 16S rRNA pseudouridine(516) synthase RsuA, which produces MSKQSQSMRLDRYLATVTDYSRSEAKRLIKDGEVTVDGETVSNVGYAINNNSDVCLQGQVLRQAGPRYFMLNKPQGYVCAAKDRRHLTVLDLLDEDNPERLHAAGRLDVDTTGLVLLTDDGQWSHAITSPQRDCWKRYYVEVAEVISEKCIEHFARGVFLKDDKARTLPAELEILAPRRALLRLKEGRYHQVKRMFAAEGNAVTLLHREAIGDVELDESLAEGQYRALSEAEIKSVNHG; this is translated from the coding sequence TTGAGCAAACAATCGCAATCCATGCGTTTAGATCGCTATTTGGCGACGGTAACTGATTACTCTCGCAGCGAGGCCAAGCGTCTGATCAAAGACGGGGAGGTGACCGTTGATGGAGAGACAGTTAGCAATGTGGGCTATGCGATAAACAATAATAGTGATGTGTGTTTGCAGGGCCAGGTTTTGCGGCAGGCTGGGCCACGATATTTTATGCTGAATAAACCGCAAGGCTATGTCTGTGCGGCTAAGGATCGCCGTCACCTTACGGTCTTGGATTTATTGGATGAGGATAACCCCGAACGGCTGCATGCGGCGGGAAGATTAGACGTTGATACCACCGGTTTGGTTTTACTGACGGATGATGGACAGTGGTCTCATGCAATTACTTCACCTCAGCGAGATTGCTGGAAACGCTATTATGTTGAAGTTGCTGAAGTGATTTCAGAAAAATGCATTGAGCATTTTGCTCGGGGTGTTTTTTTGAAAGATGATAAAGCTCGAACACTGCCTGCAGAATTGGAAATACTGGCACCACGGCGTGCTTTGTTGCGACTTAAAGAAGGGCGATACCATCAAGTTAAGCGCATGTTTGCCGCGGAGGGCAATGCGGTGACCTTACTGCATAGAGAAGCCATTGGTGATGTCGAATTGGATGAAAGCTTGGCTGAAGGGCAATACCGCGCTTTGAGCGAAGCGGAAATAAAAAGCGTGAATCATGGCTGA
- a CDS encoding peptide chain release factor 3, whose amino-acid sequence MSQPANHEIAKRRTFAIISHPDAGKTTITEKLILLGKLIQVAGTVKGKKNDKSATSDWMSLEKERGISVTSSVMQFPYKDRVVNLLDTPGHEDFSEDTYRTLTAVDSALMVIDGAKGVEARTIKLMGVCRLRDTPIIGFVNKMDRDIRDPIDLLDEVESVLGIAAAPINWPMGMGRDFKGVYNLYTDTIHVFETGKGKVVAEDIRIQGLESDEAKALMGDEYEDYLEEIELVRGASHTFSLEDYLAGQQTPVFFGTALANFGVREMLDDFVEWAPAPLAREAVEKDGESRQVEAVEDGFSGFIFKIQANMDPKHRDRIAFMRICSGTYRKGMKMRHVRLGKDVKIADAVSFLAGDRALLDEAVSGDIIGLHNHGTIQIGDTFTEGEELKFTGVPHFAPELFRRIRLKDPLKSKQLQRGLQQLSEEGSTQVFMPQRNSDLIVGAVGVLQFDVVAYRLKDEYKVEALYEPISVYTARWVDCDDPKKFEEFKRKCSDNLAIDGGGHLTYLAPTRVNLSLTEERYPEVNFRSTREH is encoded by the coding sequence ATGTCACAGCCCGCCAACCATGAAATCGCCAAACGCCGCACCTTTGCGATTATCTCCCACCCGGATGCGGGTAAAACAACCATTACTGAAAAGCTGATCCTGCTGGGTAAGCTTATTCAGGTTGCCGGTACCGTCAAGGGCAAGAAGAACGACAAATCGGCCACTTCTGACTGGATGAGTCTTGAGAAGGAGCGGGGCATCTCGGTGACGTCCTCGGTCATGCAGTTCCCCTACAAAGATCGGGTGGTAAACCTGCTGGATACGCCGGGGCATGAGGACTTTTCTGAAGACACCTACCGCACCCTGACGGCGGTAGACTCAGCCTTGATGGTCATTGACGGTGCTAAAGGCGTTGAGGCCCGCACCATTAAGCTGATGGGGGTTTGTCGGCTCCGGGATACACCGATTATTGGCTTTGTGAACAAGATGGATCGGGATATTCGAGATCCCATTGACCTGCTAGATGAAGTTGAGAGTGTACTGGGCATTGCTGCCGCACCCATTAACTGGCCGATGGGCATGGGCCGGGACTTTAAAGGCGTTTACAACTTATACACCGATACCATCCACGTCTTTGAAACCGGTAAAGGCAAAGTGGTGGCAGAGGATATTCGTATTCAGGGTTTGGAGAGTGACGAAGCTAAGGCGCTAATGGGAGATGAGTATGAGGATTACCTAGAAGAGATTGAATTGGTGCGGGGTGCCAGCCATACCTTCTCTCTGGAGGACTATCTCGCCGGTCAACAAACACCGGTGTTTTTTGGTACCGCATTGGCCAACTTTGGCGTTAGAGAAATGCTGGATGATTTTGTGGAGTGGGCACCAGCACCACTGGCTCGGGAAGCGGTAGAGAAAGATGGCGAAAGCCGCCAAGTCGAGGCTGTGGAAGACGGGTTTAGCGGTTTTATTTTTAAAATTCAGGCCAATATGGATCCCAAACACCGGGACCGTATTGCCTTTATGCGTATTTGTTCAGGCACTTACCGCAAGGGCATGAAGATGCGCCACGTGCGCTTGGGTAAAGATGTAAAGATCGCGGACGCGGTGAGTTTTTTGGCGGGTGACCGGGCGCTGTTGGACGAAGCGGTGTCGGGTGACATCATTGGCCTGCACAATCACGGTACTATCCAGATTGGCGATACCTTCACCGAAGGTGAAGAGCTGAAATTTACCGGCGTACCGCATTTTGCACCGGAGTTGTTTCGTCGTATTCGCTTGAAAGATCCGCTTAAATCCAAGCAGTTGCAGCGAGGCTTGCAACAGCTTTCGGAAGAGGGCTCCACTCAGGTATTTATGCCCCAACGCAACAGCGATTTAATTGTGGGGGCTGTTGGGGTGCTGCAGTTTGATGTAGTGGCTTACCGCCTGAAAGATGAATATAAAGTTGAAGCTTTGTACGAGCCGATTAGTGTCTACACTGCCCGCTGGGTTGATTGCGACGACCCTAAAAAGTTTGAAGAATTTAAGCGTAAGTGCTCGGACAATTTGGCGATTGATGGCGGCGGTCATCTGACGTATTTAGCCCCTACTCGGGTTAATTTGTCTTTAACAGAAGAGCGTTATCCTGAAGTTAACTTCCGGTCTACTCGGGAGCATTAA
- a CDS encoding lysylphosphatidylglycerol synthase transmembrane domain-containing protein — translation MAISWLAGCDMGLVFLAELLLGEAAISRFRARRDSKLNRDIFHRPETPGTSAATLTSKLSRTFPQQFERLRTQRMDGKPQQSSQNTRGRHWRLWLMVAGFVAITSLGLLSVYHLFAEQSLRFDARLLQPPIIILTSLLLLLYFCADGLRLYYCLKALGYPLPLPLIFKLVFINLFFSNITPMATGGGLAQVWYLQRAGVPISRASAATGIRTLLAVVMIFSLAPAYLLLQDQFDQQSLINKFGPALAVFTLIYIVGLLIVVLRSRWLIAPASSALHQFRRRQWLSKSRHQRLQFSLRRGILRFSRSFVDFAQGRRSDAALAVFWTAVFLLSLFSIPALLIYALDYSIPYLNSVGIALLTTFVMYFAPTPGASGISEGVLAGFFQNLLTPEHLILVVIAWRFLSIYLGMLIGLVLLQKELGKGGRHGAS, via the coding sequence TTGGCGATTTCATGGTTGGCGGGCTGTGACATGGGCTTGGTCTTTCTCGCAGAACTTTTACTGGGCGAAGCGGCTATCAGCCGATTCAGGGCGAGGCGCGATTCTAAGCTAAATCGCGACATTTTTCATCGCCCGGAAACACCGGGAACCTCTGCCGCAACATTGACGTCGAAGCTCAGTCGTACATTCCCCCAGCAATTTGAGAGGCTCAGGACACAACGCATGGATGGCAAGCCGCAACAATCATCACAAAACACAAGAGGCCGCCACTGGCGCTTATGGCTGATGGTTGCGGGATTTGTGGCCATAACCAGCTTGGGCCTGCTCAGTGTTTATCACCTGTTTGCCGAGCAGTCGCTGCGCTTTGATGCCCGCCTGTTACAGCCCCCTATTATTATATTAACCTCACTATTATTGCTGCTCTACTTCTGTGCAGATGGCTTGCGTCTTTATTACTGTTTAAAAGCACTGGGCTACCCACTGCCTTTGCCGCTGATTTTTAAGCTGGTGTTTATCAATTTATTTTTCTCCAACATTACGCCAATGGCCACGGGGGGCGGCCTGGCCCAAGTGTGGTATTTGCAACGCGCGGGAGTGCCGATAAGCCGGGCCAGCGCCGCAACCGGTATCAGAACCTTGCTGGCCGTGGTGATGATATTTTCACTGGCACCGGCATATTTGCTACTTCAAGACCAATTCGATCAACAAAGTCTGATCAACAAATTTGGGCCGGCACTGGCAGTATTCACTCTGATCTATATTGTTGGCTTGTTAATCGTGGTGCTTCGCAGCCGCTGGTTGATTGCCCCAGCCTCTAGCGCGTTGCATCAATTTCGCCGTCGCCAATGGCTCAGCAAAAGTCGCCACCAGCGACTGCAATTTAGCCTGCGCCGAGGAATACTGCGTTTTTCCCGCAGTTTTGTCGATTTTGCTCAAGGCAGGCGATCAGATGCGGCCTTGGCGGTATTTTGGACCGCCGTGTTTTTACTCAGCCTGTTTAGCATCCCTGCCCTGCTGATTTATGCGCTCGATTACAGCATCCCTTATTTAAACAGCGTTGGTATTGCCCTGCTTACCACCTTTGTTATGTATTTTGCCCCCACCCCCGGCGCGTCGGGAATTTCCGAGGGAGTGTTGGCTGGCTTCTTCCAAAACTTACTCACCCCAGAACATCTTATTCTTGTGGTCATTGCTTGGCGCTTCCTCAGCATTTATCTGGGCATGTTAATTGGTCTGGTCCTGCTGCAGAAGGAACTGGGCAAAGGAGGCCGTCATGGCGCCTCGTAA
- a CDS encoding glycosyltransferase — MAPRKPLKLLFYVNVLIVVLLLSYKFYLNLMLPDFQSEHSKQLQAIHQRLGDSDHFSFAVIGNINNSVGIFEKRIIPALNHSDIDFMISAGNAVSSGGEDKYRALQGSLNHLQRPYLLNFGENEYDDFGSYRFYEHFGPHFFDFHIADSHFIFLDSTGKTPWQWQRLWLEDLLKNDKAEHRFLFVGHPLLKPDNPPLFDNSENYLQPKAFREALLGLIKKHHIDAVFSSNLPMLDKQRIGDTRVFNTGGGGGLVMNTDSSFYHYLHVSVAPDKVSINVEEMAIGQHAAFKQLESLWLAIYSLFYVGFLNFILIVSALTVAAIKLHHLVFVDKDYYPNYDLNPEPWLKKPLRIAMFSNNYLPFIGGVPLSIQRLKDGLTALGNTVWLAVPRYPNHKPAETDVLRVPSLITMGQRAEFRLANIFLWRTVKQLRQFKPDIIHVHHPFWLGSLGLFLARRLNIPAVYTYHTRLEHYAHFVPLPGALFRNLISHALIKRFANKCDAVIVPTYSAEEYLRMIGVRVAIFVQPTGINYHAFQTERSESSQLLRDQYGIRNHSVLISVSRLSNEKNIDFMIDALAELKRKNSTPFKMLMIGDGHQRQRLQAKIDQLHLSDNIILTGPVPPEEMALHYSLGDIFVFASKSETQGMVILEAMAAGLPVVAVRSSGIDDVVQEGKSGFKTLENRHHWLQALQKLIEDPQQRQAFSEYAKTFSSQYSVNNVASNVKGIYASILAQRQQQAQKSTRPRA, encoded by the coding sequence ATGGCGCCTCGTAAGCCCCTTAAACTGCTGTTCTATGTCAACGTACTGATTGTCGTGTTGCTGCTGTCCTACAAATTTTATTTAAACTTGATGTTGCCTGACTTTCAGTCGGAACACAGCAAGCAGCTCCAAGCGATTCACCAGCGACTCGGCGACAGCGATCACTTCAGCTTCGCGGTCATCGGCAATATCAACAACTCTGTGGGCATCTTTGAAAAACGCATTATTCCTGCCTTAAACCACAGCGATATCGACTTTATGATATCCGCAGGCAATGCCGTCAGCAGCGGTGGCGAAGATAAATACCGTGCCTTACAAGGCAGCCTCAATCATTTGCAGCGACCGTACCTTTTAAATTTTGGTGAAAACGAATACGACGATTTTGGTAGTTACCGCTTTTATGAGCACTTCGGCCCCCATTTTTTTGATTTTCATATTGCTGACAGTCACTTTATCTTTTTGGATAGCACAGGCAAAACGCCCTGGCAGTGGCAGCGCCTGTGGCTAGAGGATTTACTGAAAAACGACAAAGCCGAGCACCGCTTTTTGTTTGTTGGTCATCCCTTGCTAAAACCCGACAATCCACCATTATTCGACAACAGTGAAAACTACCTACAACCAAAAGCATTTCGAGAAGCACTATTGGGTTTAATTAAAAAACACCACATCGACGCCGTCTTCTCCTCGAATCTCCCCATGCTGGATAAACAACGCATTGGTGACACACGCGTTTTTAATACCGGAGGCGGTGGGGGCCTGGTCATGAATACCGACTCCAGCTTTTACCATTACTTACATGTTAGCGTTGCCCCAGACAAGGTCAGCATCAACGTTGAAGAAATGGCTATTGGTCAGCACGCGGCGTTTAAGCAATTAGAAAGCCTCTGGCTTGCCATTTACTCACTGTTTTATGTTGGGTTTTTAAACTTTATTCTTATCGTTAGCGCACTGACCGTAGCGGCAATAAAACTTCATCACCTTGTATTCGTCGATAAGGATTACTACCCCAACTACGATTTAAATCCCGAACCCTGGCTAAAAAAGCCTTTGCGCATTGCCATGTTCAGCAACAATTACCTACCCTTTATTGGCGGCGTACCACTGTCGATCCAACGGCTAAAGGACGGGCTGACAGCACTAGGCAATACGGTATGGCTGGCAGTGCCTCGCTACCCAAACCACAAACCAGCAGAAACTGACGTACTGCGAGTACCGAGCTTAATCACCATGGGCCAGCGGGCAGAGTTTCGGCTTGCTAATATTTTTCTGTGGCGCACGGTAAAACAGCTTCGCCAATTCAAGCCCGATATTATTCATGTTCACCATCCTTTTTGGCTGGGTTCACTGGGGCTTTTTCTGGCCCGACGGTTGAATATTCCCGCCGTTTATACCTACCACACACGACTAGAGCACTATGCACACTTTGTCCCGCTACCCGGCGCGCTGTTTCGCAATTTAATTTCGCATGCCTTAATTAAACGTTTTGCCAACAAATGTGATGCGGTCATTGTCCCCACCTATTCCGCCGAAGAGTATCTGCGCATGATTGGCGTTAGAGTCGCTATTTTTGTGCAACCCACAGGTATTAATTACCACGCCTTCCAAACTGAGCGCAGTGAATCCAGCCAGCTTTTGCGGGATCAATACGGCATTCGCAACCACAGCGTATTAATCAGTGTTTCGCGTCTATCTAATGAGAAAAATATCGACTTTATGATCGACGCATTAGCCGAGCTAAAGCGCAAAAATAGCACGCCCTTTAAAATGCTAATGATCGGCGACGGTCATCAACGTCAGCGTCTACAAGCAAAAATCGATCAACTCCACTTAAGCGACAACATTATTTTGACCGGCCCAGTTCCCCCGGAAGAAATGGCGCTGCACTACAGCCTTGGTGATATTTTTGTGTTTGCGTCAAAATCCGAAACCCAAGGTATGGTAATTCTTGAAGCCATGGCCGCCGGGCTGCCGGTGGTTGCCGTGCGCTCCAGCGGTATCGACGATGTTGTGCAAGAAGGTAAAAGTGGATTTAAAACGCTGGAGAATCGTCACCACTGGCTACAAGCCCTACAAAAACTGATAGAAGACCCACAACAGCGCCAAGCATTTTCAGAATACGCCAAAACCTTCTCCAGCCAATATTCTGTCAACAATGTTGCTAGCAATGTGAAAGGCATTTACGCCTCAATTCTCGCCCAACGCCAGCAGCAAGCGCAAAAATCTACGCGTCCAAGGGCTTAA
- a CDS encoding DEAD/DEAH box helicase — MSFAALGLSEPITRAVTELKYDTPSPIQEQAIPAIIQGRDVMAAAQTGTGKTAGFTLPLLERLAQGAPAGPNQARALILTPTRELAAQVAQSVDVYSKYLRLRSTVVFGGVKINPQMMALRKGADILVATPGRLLDLYQQRAVRFDHLEVLVLDEADRMLDMGFIHDIRKILAALPARRQNLMFSATFSNDIRQLAKGLVNNPIEVSVSPRNTTAETVEQWIVPVDKKRKSALLCQLVKDENWQQVLVFSRTKHGANKLTKQLDAAGIPAAAIHGNKSQGARTKALSEFKANKIQVLVATDIAARGLDISQLPQVVNFDLPNVPEDYVHRIGRTGRAGASGHAVSLVSADEYEHLCSIERLIKQSLERREVEGFEPEHSLPTGRPVKAPSAPKAKPRRPRGNGGAGGQKTGGGRSDGQPRSNRAGKPGAGRSNNSSPRQNRSGNR, encoded by the coding sequence ATGAGTTTTGCCGCTTTGGGCCTTTCTGAGCCCATCACCCGCGCTGTTACTGAACTGAAATACGATACACCGTCACCCATTCAGGAACAGGCCATTCCCGCCATTATCCAAGGTCGGGATGTTATGGCCGCAGCGCAAACCGGCACGGGTAAAACCGCCGGTTTTACCCTGCCGTTGCTTGAACGCCTGGCCCAAGGTGCGCCAGCAGGCCCCAATCAAGCCCGCGCTCTTATCTTGACGCCAACCCGTGAGCTAGCAGCTCAGGTAGCTCAAAGTGTTGATGTGTATAGTAAATATCTTCGCCTGCGCTCCACTGTCGTATTTGGCGGCGTCAAAATTAATCCGCAGATGATGGCGCTTCGCAAGGGCGCGGATATATTGGTCGCCACACCTGGTCGGCTGCTAGATCTTTATCAGCAACGGGCCGTCCGTTTTGATCACTTAGAAGTACTGGTGCTAGACGAAGCCGATCGCATGCTGGATATGGGCTTTATTCATGACATCCGCAAAATTCTTGCGGCGCTGCCAGCCCGTCGCCAAAACCTGATGTTCTCGGCCACCTTCTCAAACGATATTCGCCAGCTTGCGAAAGGCTTGGTCAACAATCCGATAGAAGTGTCTGTCAGCCCTCGCAACACCACGGCAGAAACCGTTGAGCAGTGGATTGTGCCCGTAGACAAAAAGCGCAAATCTGCATTGCTTTGCCAGCTGGTAAAAGATGAAAACTGGCAGCAGGTACTGGTGTTTTCACGCACCAAGCACGGTGCCAACAAACTTACCAAGCAACTTGATGCCGCCGGTATTCCCGCCGCCGCCATTCACGGCAATAAAAGCCAAGGCGCGAGAACCAAAGCACTAAGCGAATTTAAAGCGAATAAAATTCAGGTGTTGGTCGCTACCGATATTGCCGCCCGCGGCTTGGATATTAGCCAACTACCTCAGGTGGTTAACTTTGACTTACCCAACGTGCCAGAAGACTATGTTCACCGTATTGGCCGCACCGGCCGGGCGGGCGCCAGTGGTCATGCCGTTTCACTGGTCAGTGCCGACGAATACGAGCACCTCTGCTCGATAGAGCGACTGATTAAACAAAGCCTGGAACGCAGAGAAGTAGAGGGCTTTGAACCCGAGCACAGCCTGCCAACGGGCCGCCCGGTAAAAGCCCCCAGCGCGCCCAAAGCCAAACCTCGCCGCCCCCGTGGCAATGGCGGTGCAGGTGGACAAAAAACCGGCGGCGGTAGAAGTGATGGTCAACCCCGCAGCAATCGCGCTGGCAAACCCGGTGCGGGACGGAGCAATAACAGCAGTCCGCGGCAAAACAGATCAGGAAACCGCTAA
- the dbpA gene encoding ATP-dependent RNA helicase DbpA, which yields MTDQSFSSLPLHPALLSNLADLGYANMTAIQAQSLPKILAGKDVIAQSKTGSGKTAAFGLGILQKLEVKQFAAQALILCPTRELADQVAKEIRRLARAIHNIKVLTLCGGSPFGPQLGSLEHGAHIIVGTPGRVEEHLRKGSLKADRLNTFVLDEADRMLEMGFQPALESICKKLPSLRQTLLFSATFPEQIEALSEGIMRSPARITVTDQHSNKTIEQHFYKVSSNEQRQEALQLLLLKYRPGSAVVFCSTRKETDELAVSLREAGFSALALHGELDQKLREQILTRFANKSASVLVATDVAARGLDIDALDAVFNYHLARDPEVHIHRIGRTGRAGASGLACSLVGDRETQKITRLEALTGQGVTLEFLPLPSDVDGNAYAPPMVCLQVDGGRKQKLRPGDIVGALTAGGDIKGDDVGKIHVFDNCAYVAVRRREGAEALRKLTQGKLKGRSFRARKIR from the coding sequence GTGACTGACCAATCCTTCTCATCCCTGCCACTACATCCTGCCTTGCTGAGCAATCTTGCGGATTTGGGCTACGCCAACATGACGGCCATACAAGCCCAAAGTTTGCCAAAGATTCTTGCGGGCAAAGATGTGATTGCGCAGAGTAAAACCGGTTCAGGTAAAACCGCCGCATTTGGTTTGGGGATATTGCAGAAGCTGGAGGTCAAGCAATTTGCCGCTCAGGCACTTATTCTCTGCCCCACGCGGGAGTTGGCCGATCAGGTGGCCAAAGAGATACGGCGCTTGGCGAGGGCCATTCACAACATCAAAGTGCTAACACTCTGTGGCGGCTCCCCCTTTGGTCCTCAGCTGGGTTCATTGGAGCATGGCGCGCATATTATCGTTGGCACACCGGGCCGGGTTGAAGAGCATTTGCGTAAAGGCAGTCTCAAGGCTGACCGGCTCAATACCTTTGTATTGGATGAAGCGGATCGAATGCTGGAAATGGGCTTTCAGCCCGCACTGGAATCCATCTGTAAAAAGCTACCCAGCCTTCGTCAAACCCTGTTGTTTAGCGCGACATTTCCCGAGCAGATAGAAGCGCTAAGTGAAGGTATTATGCGTTCTCCTGCACGCATCACCGTTACCGACCAGCACAGCAACAAAACCATTGAGCAGCATTTTTATAAAGTCAGTAGCAATGAACAGCGTCAAGAAGCGCTGCAGTTATTGTTGTTGAAATATCGTCCGGGGTCGGCGGTGGTATTTTGCAGTACCCGCAAAGAGACTGATGAGCTTGCCGTGTCATTGCGAGAAGCTGGTTTTAGCGCCTTGGCCTTGCATGGCGAGCTTGATCAGAAGCTCCGTGAGCAAATATTAACCCGCTTTGCTAACAAAAGTGCCTCGGTCTTGGTCGCCACCGATGTGGCGGCAAGGGGCTTGGATATTGATGCCCTTGATGCGGTATTTAACTATCACCTTGCTCGCGACCCAGAAGTGCATATTCACCGCATAGGTCGAACGGGCCGTGCAGGTGCGAGTGGCCTTGCTTGTAGCTTGGTTGGCGATAGAGAGACCCAAAAAATTACCCGTCTTGAGGCCCTGACTGGTCAAGGTGTCACGCTTGAGTTTTTACCGCTGCCCTCTGATGTAGACGGCAATGCGTATGCGCCGCCCATGGTGTGTTTGCAGGTGGATGGTGGCCGTAAGCAAAAGCTTCGCCCCGGCGATATTGTCGGCGCGTTAACCGCAGGCGGCGATATCAAGGGTGACGACGTGGGTAAAATCCATGTCTTTGATAATTGCGCGTATGTGGCGGTGCGTCGCAGAGAGGGTGCTGAGGCCTTGCGCAAACTTACCCAGGGTAAGCTGAAGGGAAGATCGTTTAGAGCCCGCAAAATTCGTTAA
- a CDS encoding cold-shock protein has product MILDIKIMATGTVKWFNESKGFGFIEQESGPDVFAHYSAISGSGFKTLVEGQRVEFTVTQGQKGPQAENIVAV; this is encoded by the coding sequence ATGATTTTGGATATTAAGATTATGGCAACTGGTACTGTTAAATGGTTTAACGAGTCTAAAGGTTTCGGCTTCATCGAGCAGGAGTCTGGTCCAGACGTATTCGCTCACTACAGCGCAATCTCTGGCAGTGGTTTTAAAACTCTGGTTGAAGGCCAGCGCGTTGAGTTCACTGTAACTCAAGGCCAAAAAGGTCCTCAAGCTGAGAACATCGTCGCTGTATAA
- a CDS encoding fructosamine kinase family protein: MFLKRNNSRFSDALFCEAEGLSVLAAATAETDISVPTVFSVDSCQMALTEITAGRCLPKQMAILGKGLAVMHRKRQTRYGWQRDNYIGLNPQANTVSDHWGEFFVAQRLRYQMSLINDARLRDRFQQRLVACESRLVAFLNSHCGHASLVHGDLWSGNYLCGDDGRVWLIDPAVYCGDREVDLAMSEMFGGFHSSFYQAYDDEYPRSEHYAIKRPIYNFYHYLNHFNLFGEAYLDGCEAGMRAIEDL, encoded by the coding sequence ATGTTTTTAAAGCGAAATAATAGCCGTTTTAGCGACGCCTTATTCTGCGAGGCCGAGGGGCTATCGGTATTGGCGGCGGCAACGGCAGAAACCGATATTTCAGTACCGACAGTATTCTCAGTTGATAGCTGCCAAATGGCGTTGACTGAGATTACCGCTGGGCGCTGTCTTCCTAAGCAAATGGCCATATTGGGTAAGGGGCTGGCTGTCATGCACCGCAAACGACAGACGCGCTATGGCTGGCAGCGGGATAACTACATTGGTCTAAATCCTCAGGCAAATACCGTCAGCGATCACTGGGGCGAGTTTTTCGTGGCGCAGCGCTTGAGGTATCAAATGTCGCTGATTAATGATGCCCGCCTGCGAGACCGGTTTCAGCAACGCCTTGTCGCCTGTGAGTCCCGGCTGGTGGCGTTTCTCAATAGCCACTGCGGGCACGCCAGCCTGGTTCACGGCGACTTGTGGTCGGGTAATTACCTCTGTGGTGATGATGGCCGGGTTTGGTTGATTGACCCGGCGGTGTATTGCGGCGACCGGGAGGTGGATTTGGCCATGAGTGAAATGTTTGGCGGTTTTCATTCCAGCTTCTACCAGGCGTATGACGACGAATATCCCCGGAGTGAGCACTACGCCATCAAGCGGCCCATCTACAATTTCTATCACTACCTCAACCATTTCAACTTGTTTGGCGAGGCATATCTGGACGGGTGCGAAGCGGGAATGCGTGCCATAGAAGATTTATAG